The Bacteroidia bacterium genome includes a window with the following:
- a CDS encoding N-acetylmuramoyl-L-alanine amidase, whose protein sequence is MRQIKYIAVHCTDTPSNTTVESILNFWKTERKWDRPGYHYIVKANGDVVKLLDEKLPSYGVKGFNESTISIAYIGGRTKEGKSSDTRTRAQEVALFDKIVELSNRYPKAEIKGHGTFPKAGKTCPNFDVKKWLADYTPDLGNAA, encoded by the coding sequence ATGAGACAAATTAAATACATCGCGGTGCATTGCACCGATACCCCTTCAAACACGACGGTGGAATCCATCCTCAATTTCTGGAAGACAGAACGTAAATGGGATCGTCCGGGTTATCATTATATCGTCAAAGCAAACGGAGATGTGGTGAAGCTACTGGATGAAAAGCTGCCCTCCTACGGAGTGAAAGGATTTAACGAATCCACGATAAGCATCGCTTACATCGGAGGAAGAACCAAAGAGGGAAAATCCTCTGACACGCGTACCCGCGCTCAGGAAGTGGCACTTTTCGATAAGATCGTGGAGCTTTCAAATCGCTATCCAAAAGCGGAAATTAAAGGTCACGGAACTTTTCCCAAGGCCGGAAAGACCTGTCCGAACTTTGACGTGAAGAAATGGCTTGCCGATTACACGCCGGATCTGGGTAATGCGGCATAA